The [Eubacterium] eligens ATCC 27750 genome segment TGAGATTATCCACAGAAAGAGTAATTTTTCTAAATAATAACAATTAATATTACCGTATCTGCAGTACAACAGTTTTGCAGATACGGTCTTTTTATAGGTAATTGGAGGAACATATGAAGTTTAATAAATATTTTGACCATACGAACTTAAAGCCGGACGCAACTAAGGATGATATCCGAACATTATGTGAAGAAGCAAAAAAGTATGATTTTGCATCAGTATGTGTAAATGGAATATATACTGCATTTGCAAAACAATGCCTTTCCGGAAGTGATGTTAAGACATGTGTTGTAGTTGGTTTTCCGCTGGGAGCTATGAGCACAGACGTTAAGGCTTATGAGACTAAGAAAGCCGTAGAAGATGGTGCGGATGAGATTGATATGGTTATTCCTGTAGGACTTCTTAAAGCAGGCGAATATGATGCTGTGTATGAGGATATTAAAGCAGTAAGGGATGCATGTGCAGGAAAAGTTTTAAAGGTTATATTTGAGAACTGTCTTCTTACAGATGAGGAGAAAATTAAGGCGTGCGAACTGTCTGTTAAGGCAGGAGCTGATTACGTCAAGACTTCAACAGGATTCTCTACAGGTGGTGCAACAATAAGTGATGTTGCACTTATGAAAGCTCACGTAGAAGGAAAGTGTAAGGTTAAGGCAGCAGGCGGAATAAGAGATTACAACACAGCAGCTGCCATGATAGATGCCGGAGCTGACAGGCTCGGAACAAGCGCTACAATTAAGATTATGGAAGGAAGGCAATAAAATTACTGCTTATTCCTTCCTGAAAGAATCTTGTATACAAGTGTCATTGCATATATTACAACAGGAAATACAATGTCTGTGAAGAGCAGACCGGTAAATACTTTATGACATGCCTCATTGTCTATGAATGCAAGTATTAAAGTGGCGATTATCATTATGCCCCAGAGTATAACTGCAGTTAATGCAGCAAATCGTTTTAATCGTTTCATGAATAAGACCTCCAATGTCAGATACTTAATAATATACATTACATTGGCATGCCGCTCAAGTTATTTATAAAAATGTTGCGTAACAGATAAAAAATGTTATAATTAAATGAGGCATGGAGGCCGATGTAACTATTAGAAAACAGAATCAATAGACAAGGAGGTATGCATATGTCAATTAATGCTTATAATGCCAGTACAATATCAGCATTGTTCGCAGGACTTAATAATTCGTCTAGTGGAACATCATTGTCATATGGCATTGATTTTACAACTTATAATTCAATAAAGAATGGCTCTTATAGCAAACTGATGAGGAAGTATTACAGCAATCAGGCTTCTGAATCAACGAATGGTGCGACTGCCAATAAGAATACCGGTAAGGTACACAGTATTGATAAACAGAAGAATAATGCGACGGTAAATAGAGACAACGCAGCATCACTTGTGGATTCAGCATCAGAACTTAAAAAGTATTCTCTGTGGTCTAAAGTTGATAAGACAGATAAAGATGGCAATACAACTAAAGAATATGATACAGATAAGATTGCAAAGGCAGTATCTTCATTTGTTAAGGATTATAATTCTTTAGTATCATCTACAGCAGATTCTTCAAGCAGATATGTGCTTAACAGTGCATCTAATATGGTGAATTATACAAGGGCTAATGCTGATCTTCTTAAGAAGATTGGTATATCTGTCGGCTCAGATAATAAGCTGACGGTAGACGAGGATAAGTTAAAGACTTCAGATATGGCTGTGATTAAGTCGGTATTCAAGGATTCCGGCTCATTTGGACAGACAATATCTGCTAAGGCTTCAACTATATATGGTAATGCAGTATCACAGTTATCAGAATTATCTACTAAGAATTCTTATACATCTAATGGACTGTATTCATACTCATCTGGCTATACATATAACCAGTACACATAATTAATAAATATTTTGAAAGGTAACAATCAGACATGGCATTATTAGAAACATGGAGAAAACTCGCATACGAGACAGAGATGGATCAGAAGAACGCTTCAGAATTCTGGGGTTCATATTTTAATCAGGAGAAAGCAATTTACGAACAGATTCTTGCCAATCCTGATACAGTAGTTAAAGGAACTGTTAAGGAATTAGCAGAGAAGTTTGGCGTTGAGGTGCTTCTTATGACAGGATTCCTTGATGGTATCAATGACAGCTTAAAGACTCCTAATCCAATTGAAACTATGGATGAGAATACAGAAGTTAGTCTTGATTATGACAAGGAAAAACTTTATTATAACATGGTAGGTTGCAAGGCTGACTGGCTTTATGAATTGCCACAGTGGGATAACCTTCTTGATGAGCAGACAAGAAAAGACCTTTACAAGAAGCAGAAACTTTCTGGAACTGTTGTTAAGGGCAAGAAAATCGGAAGAAATGATCCATGCCCATGCGGAAGCGGAAAGAAATATAAGCAGTGCTGTGGAAAGAATGCATAGCTTTTAAACACTAAGACCTGCCAGATAATGGCAGGTCATTTTAATGTTAAGTATAGGAATGATAAGAGGTAATTATAATGGATGCATATACAGGCTTTGCATATGTTTATGATGAGTATATGGATAATATTCCATATGAGGAATGGGGACAGTACATGATTGCTCTCCTTAAGGGAAATGGCGTGTCAGGTGATTCATCAGTGCTTGAATTGGGCTGTGGAACAGGAACTGTTACAAGAATGCTTGCTAAGGAAGGCTATGACTGTGTTGGACTTGATATGTCTGAAGATATGCTGTCTATTGCTTCCGAGAAAACATTTGAAGAGGGTTCGCAGGTTATATATACATGTCAGGATATGAGGGATTTTGAAGTGCCTTATGAAGTAGACGGTATGATAAGTATAGGGGATTCCATGAATTATATTACATCTGTTCCTGACCTTGAAAGTGTATTTGCATGTGTTAGTGAGAACCTTAAAAAAGGCGGTGTATTTATATTTGATTTAAAGACAATACATTTCTTCAGGGATATACTTGCTGAGAATACATATGCTGAGAACAGGGAAGATTCTGCATTTATATGGGACAACTATTATGATGAGGAAGAACGCAATAATGAATATGAGCTTGCTGTGTTTGTTAAGAATGAGGATGGTACATTTGACAGATTTGAAGAACAGCACTATCAGCATGGCTTTACTATAGATGAGGTTACAGGTGCAGCTAATAAGGCTGGACTTACCGTGAAAAATGTGTATAATGCATTTACTAAGGATATGCCTGACGATAAGTCGGAAAGATTATATTTTGTGATTGAGAAATAATAAGGAGATAATTATGGGTGATTATATTGTTAGAGCCACAGCGGCAGGTGGACAGGTAAGAGCATTTGCTGCTACAACTAAAGGGCTTGTTGAAGAAGCAAAAGAAAGACATAACATGAGTCCTATTGCAACTGTTGCACTTGGAAGACTTCTTACAGGTGGTGCGATGATGGGCACAATGATGAAAAATGATGCGGATATTCTTACTGTACAGATTAAGGGCAATGGTCCGATCGGGAGTATGACTGTTACAGCTAATCCTAAGGGGGAGGTTAAGGGATTTGTTGGCAATCCACAGGTTATGCTTCCACTTAAGGATGGAAAGCTTGATATTGCAGATGCGGTAGGAATTGGTGTATTAAGCGTAATTAAGGATATTGGACTTAAAGAGCCATATGTCGGTGATACTATTCTTATTACAAGTGAGATTGCAGATGACCTTACTTATTATTTTG includes the following:
- the deoC gene encoding deoxyribose-phosphate aldolase, with protein sequence MKFNKYFDHTNLKPDATKDDIRTLCEEAKKYDFASVCVNGIYTAFAKQCLSGSDVKTCVVVGFPLGAMSTDVKAYETKKAVEDGADEIDMVIPVGLLKAGEYDAVYEDIKAVRDACAGKVLKVIFENCLLTDEEKIKACELSVKAGADYVKTSTGFSTGGATISDVALMKAHVEGKCKVKAAGGIRDYNTAAAMIDAGADRLGTSATIKIMEGRQ
- a CDS encoding SEC-C metal-binding domain-containing protein; translated protein: MALLETWRKLAYETEMDQKNASEFWGSYFNQEKAIYEQILANPDTVVKGTVKELAEKFGVEVLLMTGFLDGINDSLKTPNPIETMDENTEVSLDYDKEKLYYNMVGCKADWLYELPQWDNLLDEQTRKDLYKKQKLSGTVVKGKKIGRNDPCPCGSGKKYKQCCGKNA
- a CDS encoding class I SAM-dependent DNA methyltransferase, encoding MDAYTGFAYVYDEYMDNIPYEEWGQYMIALLKGNGVSGDSSVLELGCGTGTVTRMLAKEGYDCVGLDMSEDMLSIASEKTFEEGSQVIYTCQDMRDFEVPYEVDGMISIGDSMNYITSVPDLESVFACVSENLKKGGVFIFDLKTIHFFRDILAENTYAENREDSAFIWDNYYDEEERNNEYELAVFVKNEDGTFDRFEEQHYQHGFTIDEVTGAANKAGLTVKNVYNAFTKDMPDDKSERLYFVIEK
- the hslO gene encoding Hsp33 family molecular chaperone HslO; translation: MGDYIVRATAAGGQVRAFAATTKGLVEEAKERHNMSPIATVALGRLLTGGAMMGTMMKNDADILTVQIKGNGPIGSMTVTANPKGEVKGFVGNPQVMLPLKDGKLDIADAVGIGVLSVIKDIGLKEPYVGDTILITSEIADDLTYYFANSEQVPSSVGLGVLMNKDNTVEQAGGFIIQLMPGATDEFIDKLEARIKEIKSVTAMLEEGMTPEQILEHILGDMELEILDTIPTKFYCNCSKDRVSKAVISVGKEEIQKMIDDGEPIEVNCHFCNSHYTFTVDELKEMYDCCTR